Proteins encoded together in one Cyprinus carpio isolate SPL01 chromosome B14, ASM1834038v1, whole genome shotgun sequence window:
- the LOC109056892 gene encoding SLIT and NTRK-like protein 4 isoform X1 — protein MLLLVLLAFSISGSFCDSDSDLRAETCSACSCMSIENVLYVNCEKITVYRPTQLQPPVSSLYHLNFQNNLLYILYPNSFVNFTHAVSLQLGNNKLQNIEGGAFVGLSALKQLHLNNNELKELRADTFRGIENLEYLQADYNLIKFIEKGAFNKLHKLKVLILNDNLIQSLPENIFRFASLTHLDIRGNRIQKLPYLGVLEHIGRIVELQLDDNPWNCTCDLLPLKAWLENMPYNIFIGEAICETPSDLYGRLLKETNKQELCPMGTGSDFDVRMPPSQPEGGLTMSNVAPSTIAPLVTKAPKTTSPSKIHVNGIVAGKPPGKNVQIVSYQTRIPPLSCPQPCTCKAQPSDFGIIVSCQERNIQSLADLVPKPPNAKKLHLSGNYIRDISPTDFQGFEGLDLLHLGSNQISTVQKGVFANLTNLRRLYLNGNQLEQLHPEMFLGLSNLQYLYLEYNAIKEVLAGTFDSMPNLQLLYLNNNVLRSLPAYIFASVSLARLNLKNNHFMTLPVSGVLDQLKSLTQIDLDGNPWECSCDLVALKLWLEKLNEGVAAKGVKCVSPVQFSNIELRELKNEIMCSKLIARPPFILTSATPVLTSLSPAGVGKAPPSGPVPLSIMILSILVVLILTVFVAFCLLVFVLKRNKKPAGRQEGLGNQECGSMPLQIRRHNHKSNKKDDLGGETFIPQTIMSSEHMSKAHTCGIRDPESGFKFVDSERQKMMMRNSADKDKDSLPLDPRNRLSTIDELDEFLPRRDSMFLHNYLDSKKDFNSIGVSGFEIRYPEKPHDKKMKKSLIGGNHSKIVIEQRKSDYYELKAKMGTPDYLQVLEEQTALSKF, from the coding sequence ATGCTGCTGCTTGTTCTGTTGGCCTTTTCCATATCGGGTTCATTTTGTGACTCGGATTCGGACCTCAGAGCAGAGACCTGCAGCGCTTGCTCCTGCATGTCCATCGAGAACGTCCTCTATGTGAACTGTGAAAAAATAACTGTGTACAGACCCACACAGCTGCAGCCCCCAGTGTCCAGCCTCTACCATTTGAATTTCCAGAACAACCTTTTATACATCCTTTACCCCAACTCTTTTGTGAATTTCACACATGCAGTCTCACTCCAGCTGGGGAACAACAAACTCCAGAACATTGAGGGAGGGGCCTTTGTGGGGCTTAGTGCATTGAAACAGTTGCACTTAAATAACAATGAGTTAAAAGAGCTCCGTGCCGACACTTTCCGAGGGATCGAGAACTTGGAATACCTCCAGGCTGACTACAATTTAATCAAGTTTATTGAGAAAGGAGCCTTCAACAAATTACACAAACTGAAGgttctcattttaaatgacaatCTCATTCAAAGCCTACCTGAGAACATTTTCCGATTCGCCTCCCTTACTCACTTGGACATAAGAGGGAATAGGATACAGAAGCTTCCTTATCTCGGAGTTCTGGAGCACATTGGGCGGATAGTGGAATTGCAGTTGGATGACAACCCGTGGAATTGCACTTGTGATTTGTTACCTTTGAAAGCCTGGTTGGAGAATATGCCCTATAACATTTTCATTGGAGAGGCTATTTGCGAGACCCCTAGTGACCTGTATGGCCGACTCTTAAAGGAGACTAATAAGCAGGAGCTGTGCCCCATGGGGACAGGCAGTGACTTTGATGTGCGGATGCCCCCCTCCCAGCCGGAGGGTGGGCTAACCATGTCCAACGTGGCACCCTCAACCATAGCACCTTTAGTGACCAAAGCACCCAAAACGACCAGTCCCTCCAAAATACATGTCAATGGGATTGTAGCTGGCAAACCACCTGGTAAAAATGTCCAAATTGTGTCCTATCAAACTCGAATCCCTCCCCTCTCCTGCCCCCAGCCCTGCACATGCAAAGCTCAGCCTTCTGACTTTGGCATTATTGTCAGCTGTCAagaaagaaacattcagagtctaGCAGATCTTGTACCTAAACCGCCAAATGCCAAGAAATTGCACCTTAGTGGTAATTACATCCGAGATATCAGTCCCACTGACTTCCAAGGGTTTGAGGGTTTAGATTTATTACATTTGGGCAGCAATCAAATATCCACCGTCCAGAAAGGTGTGTTtgcaaatcttaccaacctccgTAGGCTTTACCTAAATGGAAATCAGCTGGAGCAGCTGCACCCTGAAATGTTTCTTGGTCTAAGTAACCTCCAGTATCTCTATTTGGAGTACAATGCCATAAAGGAGGTGTTAGCAGGGACATTTGACTCAATGCCAAATTTGCAGCTCTTGTACCTGAATAACAATGTGCTCAGAAGCCTGCCTGCATACATTTTTGCCAGCGTTTCTCTTGCCAGACTGAATCTAAAGAACAACCACTTCATGACTCTACCTGTGAGTGGCGTCCTAGACCAGCTCAAATCTCTCACTCAGATAGACCTGGATGGCAACCCTTGGGAATGCTCCTGCGATTTAGTGGCTTTGAAACTCTGGCTCGAGAAGCTGAACGAAGGGGTCGCTGCCAAAGGGGTCAAGTGTGTGTCTCCAGTGCAATTCTCTAACATTGAGCTGAGGGAGCTGAAAAATGAGATCATGTGTTCAAAGCTCATAGCCAGGCCTCCTTTCATCTTGACCAGCGCCACCCCTGTCCTCACATCGCTGTCACCTGCCGGAGTTGGCAAGGCACCCCCCAGCGGTCCTGTGCCCTTGTCTATTATGATATTGAGCATACTGGTAGTTCTGATCCTCACTGTCTTTGTGGCCTTCTGCCTGCTGGTCTTTGTGCTGAAACGGAACAAAAAGCCAGCGGGAAGACAGGAGGGACTCGGCAACCAGGAGTGCGGTTCCATGCCTCTCCAGATCCGGAGGCACAATCATAAATCTAACAAGAAGGACGACCTGGGTGGAGAGACCTTCATCCCGCAGACCATCATGAGCTCAGAGCACATGAGCAAAGCTCACACGTGTGGAATTAGAGACCCAGAGTCGGGCTTCAAATTTGTAGACTCTGAGAGACAGAAAATGATGATGCGCAACAGCGCCGACAAAGACAAGGACTCTCTACCCCTGGACCCCAGGAATAGATTAAGCACCATTGACGAGTTGGACGAGTTCTTACCGCGACGAGACAGCATGTTCCTCCACAACTACTTGGACAGCAAAAAGGATTTCAACAGTATAGGGGTGAGTGGCTTTGAGATCCGTTACCCCGAGAAAccacatgacaaaaaaatgaaaaaatcattgATAGGGGGCAATCACAGTAAGATAGTGATTGAGCAGCGTAAAAGTGATTATTATGAACTAAAGGCAAAAATGGGAACCCCAGACTACCTTCAAGTATTAGAGGAACAGACAGCCCTCAGTAAATTCTAG
- the LOC109056892 gene encoding SLIT and NTRK-like protein 4 isoform X2 gives MLLLVLLAFSISGSFCDSDSDLRAETCSACSCMSIENVLYVNCEKITVYRPTQLQPPVSSLYHLNFQNNLLYILYPNSFVNFTHAVSLQLGNNKLQNIEGGAFVGLSALKQLHLNNNELKELRADTFRGIENLEYLQADYNLIKFIEKGAFNKLHKLKVLILNDNLIQSLPENIFRFASLTHLDIRGNRIQKLPYLGVLEHIGRIVELQLDDNPWNCTCDLLPLKAWLENMPYNIFIGEAICETPSDLYGRLLKETNKQELCPMGTGSDFDVRMPPSQPEGGLTMSNVAPSTIAPLVTKAPKTTSPSKIHVNGIVAGKPPGKNVQIVSYQTRIPPLSCPQPCTCKAQPSDFGIIVSCQERNIQSLADLVPKPPNAKKLHLSGNYIRDISPTDFQGFEGLDLLHLGSNQISTVQKGVFANLTNLRRLYLNGNQLEQLHPEMFLGLSNLQYLYLEYNAIKEVLAGTFDSMPNLQLLYLNNNVLRSLPAYIFASVSLARLNLKNNHFMTLPVSGVLDQLKSLTQIDLDGNPWECSCDLVALKLWLEKLNEGVAAKGVKCVSPVQFSNIELRELKNEIMCSKLIARPPFILTSATPVLTSLSPAGVGKAPPSGPVPLSIMILSILVVLILTVFVAFCLLVFVLKRNKKPAGRQEGLGNQECGSMPLQIRRHNHKSNKKDDLGGETFIPQTIMSSEHMSKAHTCGIRDPESGFKFVDSERQKMMMRNSADKDKDSLPLDPRNRLSTIDELDEFLPRRDSMFLHNYLDSKKDFNSIGYF, from the exons ATGCTGCTGCTTGTTCTGTTGGCCTTTTCCATATCGGGTTCATTTTGTGACTCGGATTCGGACCTCAGAGCAGAGACCTGCAGCGCTTGCTCCTGCATGTCCATCGAGAACGTCCTCTATGTGAACTGTGAAAAAATAACTGTGTACAGACCCACACAGCTGCAGCCCCCAGTGTCCAGCCTCTACCATTTGAATTTCCAGAACAACCTTTTATACATCCTTTACCCCAACTCTTTTGTGAATTTCACACATGCAGTCTCACTCCAGCTGGGGAACAACAAACTCCAGAACATTGAGGGAGGGGCCTTTGTGGGGCTTAGTGCATTGAAACAGTTGCACTTAAATAACAATGAGTTAAAAGAGCTCCGTGCCGACACTTTCCGAGGGATCGAGAACTTGGAATACCTCCAGGCTGACTACAATTTAATCAAGTTTATTGAGAAAGGAGCCTTCAACAAATTACACAAACTGAAGgttctcattttaaatgacaatCTCATTCAAAGCCTACCTGAGAACATTTTCCGATTCGCCTCCCTTACTCACTTGGACATAAGAGGGAATAGGATACAGAAGCTTCCTTATCTCGGAGTTCTGGAGCACATTGGGCGGATAGTGGAATTGCAGTTGGATGACAACCCGTGGAATTGCACTTGTGATTTGTTACCTTTGAAAGCCTGGTTGGAGAATATGCCCTATAACATTTTCATTGGAGAGGCTATTTGCGAGACCCCTAGTGACCTGTATGGCCGACTCTTAAAGGAGACTAATAAGCAGGAGCTGTGCCCCATGGGGACAGGCAGTGACTTTGATGTGCGGATGCCCCCCTCCCAGCCGGAGGGTGGGCTAACCATGTCCAACGTGGCACCCTCAACCATAGCACCTTTAGTGACCAAAGCACCCAAAACGACCAGTCCCTCCAAAATACATGTCAATGGGATTGTAGCTGGCAAACCACCTGGTAAAAATGTCCAAATTGTGTCCTATCAAACTCGAATCCCTCCCCTCTCCTGCCCCCAGCCCTGCACATGCAAAGCTCAGCCTTCTGACTTTGGCATTATTGTCAGCTGTCAagaaagaaacattcagagtctaGCAGATCTTGTACCTAAACCGCCAAATGCCAAGAAATTGCACCTTAGTGGTAATTACATCCGAGATATCAGTCCCACTGACTTCCAAGGGTTTGAGGGTTTAGATTTATTACATTTGGGCAGCAATCAAATATCCACCGTCCAGAAAGGTGTGTTtgcaaatcttaccaacctccgTAGGCTTTACCTAAATGGAAATCAGCTGGAGCAGCTGCACCCTGAAATGTTTCTTGGTCTAAGTAACCTCCAGTATCTCTATTTGGAGTACAATGCCATAAAGGAGGTGTTAGCAGGGACATTTGACTCAATGCCAAATTTGCAGCTCTTGTACCTGAATAACAATGTGCTCAGAAGCCTGCCTGCATACATTTTTGCCAGCGTTTCTCTTGCCAGACTGAATCTAAAGAACAACCACTTCATGACTCTACCTGTGAGTGGCGTCCTAGACCAGCTCAAATCTCTCACTCAGATAGACCTGGATGGCAACCCTTGGGAATGCTCCTGCGATTTAGTGGCTTTGAAACTCTGGCTCGAGAAGCTGAACGAAGGGGTCGCTGCCAAAGGGGTCAAGTGTGTGTCTCCAGTGCAATTCTCTAACATTGAGCTGAGGGAGCTGAAAAATGAGATCATGTGTTCAAAGCTCATAGCCAGGCCTCCTTTCATCTTGACCAGCGCCACCCCTGTCCTCACATCGCTGTCACCTGCCGGAGTTGGCAAGGCACCCCCCAGCGGTCCTGTGCCCTTGTCTATTATGATATTGAGCATACTGGTAGTTCTGATCCTCACTGTCTTTGTGGCCTTCTGCCTGCTGGTCTTTGTGCTGAAACGGAACAAAAAGCCAGCGGGAAGACAGGAGGGACTCGGCAACCAGGAGTGCGGTTCCATGCCTCTCCAGATCCGGAGGCACAATCATAAATCTAACAAGAAGGACGACCTGGGTGGAGAGACCTTCATCCCGCAGACCATCATGAGCTCAGAGCACATGAGCAAAGCTCACACGTGTGGAATTAGAGACCCAGAGTCGGGCTTCAAATTTGTAGACTCTGAGAGACAGAAAATGATGATGCGCAACAGCGCCGACAAAGACAAGGACTCTCTACCCCTGGACCCCAGGAATAGATTAAGCACCATTGACGAGTTGGACGAGTTCTTACCGCGACGAGACAGCATGTTCCTCCACAACTACTTGGACAGCAAAAAGGATTTCAACAGTATAGGG TATTTTTAG